In Natronococcus sp. AD-5, the genomic window CTCGTACATGTCGCTGGGGATCGCCTGCACGCGCGCGATCAGCATCAGGAACGCGAACGGGAAGTAGCGCCAGGCGTCGATGAAAATCACCGACCACAGCGCCGTCCGGCCGTTGCTCAGCAGATCGATGTCGCCGCCGTACAGCCCGAGCACGTCCGCCCCCACGTACGGGACGATTCCGTACAGCGGGTCGAGCATGAACCGCCAGACGAACGCGATCGAGATCAGCGGCGCGACGTAGGGCAAGAGAACGAGTCCGCGCGCGAACCGTCGACCCCGGAATTTGCGGTTAAACAGCAGTGCCGCGGCGAGGCCGCCGAGCGTCGCCAGCGTGGTGCTGAAGAACGTGAACACGACGGTCGTCCAGAGCGCCGACCAGAACTCGCCGCTCTGGGCCAACTCCCGATAGTGTTGGAGCCCGATCCACTCGGGGGACTCGGTCGGCGAGAGCGGGACGGCGGTAAAGCTCAGGTAAACGTTGTACAGTACCGGATAGAGTATCACCGCCGCGATCAGCAGCAGCGAGGGAATAATCAGCGCGTATCCCAACAGCGCCTCCTTCTCCTCGATCGTTCGCTCGCCGCTCCGTGTTAGTGAAACCATGATTTGTGCGGGCCGGTTGAAGTCAGTTGACCACGTCGCGCATCTGTTCGGCCTGTTCCTCCGCGACGGTCTGCGCGTCGTCTCCGTCGGAGACCCGTCGGACCGCCTCGGCGACGAGGAACCGGCTCGTGATCTCGCTGAATTCGGGGAACATCTCTCCGTCGACGTAGCCGAACCGTTCCATGGTTTCGAACGCGCCGGAGATGTTCTCGATCGTCTCCTCGTCCCACTCTTGAAGGACCTCGTTGTCCCGGTACGCCTCGCTCTCGGAGGCTTCGCGCAATACCGGATTCATTCCGCCCGGCGCCATGTGGAGCCAGTCGATATACTCCTCGTCGGTCATGACGAACTCGGCGAAATCCGCGGCGACCTCGCGTTCGTCCTCGCTCGCGGTGTCGAGCAGATTGAGCGCGATGACCGCTCCGAACGAACTCTGACGCTCGTTCTCGAGGAACGGTGCAAATCCGACGTTCTCGGCGTCGACGTCGTCGCTGTCCCCGACATCGCCCATGATGTACGAGGAGTACTCGATGAGGTGGCTCTGCTCGTTCATGAACGTGTTATTCGCGTCCTCCCAGACGTTGTTGCCCGGCGGACTGTACTCCGAGAGCGACCCGTAGAACTCGAGCGCCTCGACCATTCCGTCGCTGTCGAACACGATCTCGCCGTCCTCGTTAAACACGCGGGCGTCGTTCGATCGGGCGAACGGCGTGAAACACTGCCGCGCGAACGCGGTCTCGTCGGAGCCGACGACGATCCCGTACTCGTCGTTGTCCGGATCGTGGAGCGCCTCCGCGGCCTCGAGGAGACTGTCCCAATCGGTCGGCTCGTCGAGGCCGAGTTCCTCGAAGCGATCCCGGCGATACCAGAAGCCCTGTACCCACCCGTGCATCGGCACGGCGAACCGATCGCCGTTGGGCGCCGTGGTGAGATCCAGTGCCCCCTCGAAGAACTCGTCTTCGCCGATGCGACCGATGACGTCTTCGGCCGCGTCCGTCGAGAGTAAGCCTTCGCCGCCGAGGGTTTGCATCGGATCGAGCGGCAGTTCGGCGATCGACGGGAGTCGATCGGACGCCTGCGCGGAGGAAATCTGCGACGGAACGTCGTCCTCCTCGATCGCGTGGAGTTCCAGGTCGCCGTCGTGTTCGCTCTCGAACCGATCCAGAAGGCCGTTGATGACCTGTTGGCGGTCCTCTTCGACTTGCGTCGACCAAAACCGGTTTTCGGCGCCGCCGTTGCCGCCACCGCCTACACAGCCGGCAGCAGCGGTGAGGGCTGCCGTCGCCCCGATCGATCGGAGAACGGTACGACGGGTAGCGTCGGTGGACTGTCTTGCCATTGTGTATCAACCGCACGGAATAGTAATATTTAAATTTTTTGTATCCGTTTTGTACCTCAGTGAAGAACGAATGTACCAAGCGGGGCGGATCGATCGCCGAACCGGCACCCCTCCGGACGAAACGACGACGAACGGCGCGGATGACACTCAGGGCGGCCAATTACCAACGTATACGGATCACGGCCGGTTCGTCCTAGCCATGGATCAGGAGACTCTCCACGAGGGGTTGATGGACGCCGGCCTGACGCAGTACGAAGCCGACGCCTATCTCGCGCTTCTCGAGCGGGGGAAGGCGCCGGCGGTGCGGGTCGCCGAAGACACCGAGATCCCGAAGTCGCGCGTCTACGACGTCCTCCGGGATCTCGAAGAAGAGGGGTACGTCGAGACTTACGAGCAGGACTCGCTCCACGTACGGGCGCGCGATCCGACGGACGTTCTCGCGGATCTCCAGCAGCGCGCCGAGCGACTGCTCCGGACCGCCGACGAGATCGAAGAGCGCTGGGAGCAACCCGGAATCGACGATCACAAGATCACGATCGTCAAGCGGTTCGAGTCGGTCCTCGATCAGTTCCGCGAGATCGCGGGCGCCGCGGACGATCAGATTCAGCTCGCCGCATCGCCCGAACAGATCGAAAAAGTTCGCCCCGCGCTACGAGGGGCGATCGAGCGCGGCGTGTTCGTCAAACTGTGCGTCACGACGGGTCCGGGCGACGAGCACCTCGTCGAGGAGATGGAATTCGCCGACATCGCGACGGAGGTTCGACATCGGCACCTTCCCGCCCCGTTTACTGCGCTACTCGACCGACGCTGGACGTGCTTTTCGTCGCAGACCCGCGTAAACGACCGCTACGGGATTCTCGTCGACGATCTGACCCTGACGTACGTCTTTCACTGGTACTTCCAGAGCGCACTCTGGGTGACCTGGAACCTCGTCTACGCGGACAGCACGGACGGGAGCAAACGCGAGTACGCCAACGTCCGGGAGTGTATCTGCGACATTGCGCCGCTCGTCACCGACGGCATCGATATCCCGGTAACGGTCCGCGGATTCGATATCCGGACCGGCGACGACGTCGCGCTTTCGGGACGAATCGTCGACATCATCTCCGCCGGAACGCCCACCAGGGACGACGGCTCGCTGACCCTCACACACCTCGCGGGCCAGGCGACGCTCGTGGTCGAATCCGACGGGACGGAGTACGGAATCGGCGGGCGCGGAGCGACGCTCGAGGACGTCGAGGCGACCAGAATTATCATCGAAACGACAGACGTAACCGACCGAACCGACTAACGATGCAATACGGACTCAACCAGTGCGGATTTCCGAGCGAGAACGTCGAACAGACCTGTGCGATCGTCGCCGACGCCGGCTACGACGGCATCGAACCGAACGTCGAAAAAGACGGTCCGCTGACGACCGACAGCGGCCGACGAGAGTTCCGCGAGACGGTCGAGCGGTTCGATCTCGCCGTCCCCGCGCTCTCGACGATCAGCCACTGGGAGTACCCGCTGTCGAGCGCCGACGACGAGTTGCGTGAGACCGGCCTTCGAATCGGTCGCGACATGATCGACGCCGCAGTCGCACTCGACGCGAGTGCGGTTCTGATCGTTCCGGCCGCGATCGACCCCGGAACGCGCTACGAGGAGGCGTATCGGCGAGCCGCGACCTCCGTTCGGGAGCTCGCGCGCTACGCGGACGGGCGCGGCGTCACCGTCGCGATCGAGAACGTCCAGAACAATTTCCTTCCCTCGCCGGAGGGGTTCCTCGCGTTTCTCGAGGAGGTCGACCGGGCCGGGCCCGTCGAAGCGTACTTCGACATCGGGAACGCGTTTCGCTCGGGACTGCCGAGCCGGTGGCTGCGAACCCTGGCCGATCGAATCGCGAAGATCCACGTCAAAGACTGGCTCCGGGACGCGCATCGACCGACGTATCCGCCACAGGGCGACGTCGACTGGGCGCACGTCGCCGACGCGTTCGACGCCATCGGCTACGACGGCTGGATCACCGCCGAAGTGCCGCCGTACCCCTCGTTCGGCGAGCGAATGCCTCCGCAAGTGCTGGAGACCGTGCGATTTCTCTTCGAAGAGGTCGCCGGAGGTGAGACGCGGTGACTCGAGCGATCGTCGTCGGCCCGCTGTTCGAGGACGTCTGGCCGTTCGCGGCCGACGACCTCCGCGAATTGTGGCGCGAGCGAGGGTCGGTCGAATTCGTTCGCGCGGACGAGACGCCGGAGACCCTCGTCGACGTTCTCGACGATCCCGCCAGCCTGACTAAACTCGTCTCGCTCGGCATTCCCGTTACCGAGGATTGCGTCGATCGACTCGAGAACCTGGAGGCGGCGTTCGTGATGACGACCTCGATGTACGAGGTCGACGCGGAGGTCCACGCCGCGTTGGCGGAGCGGGGCGTCGCGGTTCACGACCACACCGACGGAGGGTTCTGGGCGCAATCGGTCGCGGAGTTCGGGGTCGGTCTGACGATCGACGCGCTACGGAAACTCCCGCAGAAGCACGCCCGGATGACCGACGATCACGATCCCTGGGACCTCGAACAATTAGCCAACGAGGTCCCCGGCGCTCGCGGCCACCAGTTCGCCGACGATCCGACGTTTACGAACGGAACCGTCTCGGGTTCTCGAGTGCGCGTCGCCGGCGTCGGTAACATCGGGAGCACCTACGCGAGCATCGTCGACTTCCTCGGCGCGGACGTCGCGGCGTACGATCCGTACGCCGACGAACCGTGTTTCCATCGCTCCGGGGCGCGCCGGGCCCACTCGCTCGACGCGCTCGTCGAAGACGCGGAGGTGTTCGTTCCGGCGGTGCCGCTCACGGACGCGACCGAGGGGCTGGTCACTGCGGATCACGTCCG contains:
- a CDS encoding ABC transporter substrate-binding protein → MARQSTDATRRTVLRSIGATAALTAAAGCVGGGGNGGAENRFWSTQVEEDRQQVINGLLDRFESEHDGDLELHAIEEDDVPSQISSAQASDRLPSIAELPLDPMQTLGGEGLLSTDAAEDVIGRIGEDEFFEGALDLTTAPNGDRFAVPMHGWVQGFWYRRDRFEELGLDEPTDWDSLLEAAEALHDPDNDEYGIVVGSDETAFARQCFTPFARSNDARVFNEDGEIVFDSDGMVEALEFYGSLSEYSPPGNNVWEDANNTFMNEQSHLIEYSSYIMGDVGDSDDVDAENVGFAPFLENERQSSFGAVIALNLLDTASEDEREVAADFAEFVMTDEEYIDWLHMAPGGMNPVLREASESEAYRDNEVLQEWDEETIENISGAFETMERFGYVDGEMFPEFSEITSRFLVAEAVRRVSDGDDAQTVAEEQAEQMRDVVN
- a CDS encoding NAD(P)-dependent oxidoreductase, with product MTRAIVVGPLFEDVWPFAADDLRELWRERGSVEFVRADETPETLVDVLDDPASLTKLVSLGIPVTEDCVDRLENLEAAFVMTTSMYEVDAEVHAALAERGVAVHDHTDGGFWAQSVAEFGVGLTIDALRKLPQKHARMTDDHDPWDLEQLANEVPGARGHQFADDPTFTNGTVSGSRVRVAGVGNIGSTYASIVDFLGADVAAYDPYADEPCFHRSGARRAHSLDALVEDAEVFVPAVPLTDATEGLVTADHVRALPEGCVVVLITRAGVIDMDAVRARVLDDEIALAADVWDEEPLPLEDPLLGRHNVVHTPHIAGRTRDANRAWAERLDAHFRAAK
- a CDS encoding sugar phosphate isomerase/epimerase family protein — translated: MQYGLNQCGFPSENVEQTCAIVADAGYDGIEPNVEKDGPLTTDSGRREFRETVERFDLAVPALSTISHWEYPLSSADDELRETGLRIGRDMIDAAVALDASAVLIVPAAIDPGTRYEEAYRRAATSVRELARYADGRGVTVAIENVQNNFLPSPEGFLAFLEEVDRAGPVEAYFDIGNAFRSGLPSRWLRTLADRIAKIHVKDWLRDAHRPTYPPQGDVDWAHVADAFDAIGYDGWITAEVPPYPSFGERMPPQVLETVRFLFEEVAGGETR
- a CDS encoding TrmB family transcriptional regulator, with translation MDQETLHEGLMDAGLTQYEADAYLALLERGKAPAVRVAEDTEIPKSRVYDVLRDLEEEGYVETYEQDSLHVRARDPTDVLADLQQRAERLLRTADEIEERWEQPGIDDHKITIVKRFESVLDQFREIAGAADDQIQLAASPEQIEKVRPALRGAIERGVFVKLCVTTGPGDEHLVEEMEFADIATEVRHRHLPAPFTALLDRRWTCFSSQTRVNDRYGILVDDLTLTYVFHWYFQSALWVTWNLVYADSTDGSKREYANVRECICDIAPLVTDGIDIPVTVRGFDIRTGDDVALSGRIVDIISAGTPTRDDGSLTLTHLAGQATLVVESDGTEYGIGGRGATLEDVEATRIIIETTDVTDRTD
- a CDS encoding carbohydrate ABC transporter permease, which codes for MVSLTRSGERTIEEKEALLGYALIIPSLLLIAAVILYPVLYNVYLSFTAVPLSPTESPEWIGLQHYRELAQSGEFWSALWTTVVFTFFSTTLATLGGLAAALLFNRKFRGRRFARGLVLLPYVAPLISIAFVWRFMLDPLYGIVPYVGADVLGLYGGDIDLLSNGRTALWSVIFIDAWRYFPFAFLMLIARVQAIPSDMYEAAKIDGASRLAQFKDITLAELKYILATVFLLRWIWNFNKFADIWLLTRQVDTLPIHAYKVAFANYQHGQAAAISMVLFLALIGFVLVYVAWILDW